One Rhododendron vialii isolate Sample 1 chromosome 2a, ASM3025357v1 genomic region harbors:
- the LOC131316148 gene encoding protein neprosin-like, whose protein sequence is MSDQSVVFHVVLLLLIVSSLLVGHNGVKEGASVSEEEDKELEKQLELLNKPAVKTIQTDYGDIIDCVDFYKQPAFDHPLLKNHTFHYQMKPISINRGTRYHASPKFTKPASVKLKGGGCPVGTVPIRRLTKEDLIRERVASRITPLEYHTPGAHNAVIRTRADSKKKFFGAGAIISLHNPHVDGRQYSAAKVKIQNGPDSIEAGWRVDPSLYGDTRTRFFIRLDAGQSHCFNTRCPGFVIVKSDEPLESVFYNVSVPGGQRFIMQTYIARDKANGNWWLLDGDNYSEIGFWPKRIFTGLGDLANHVEWGGEAFGPPGSTTPPMGGGYYPIGTTKFDAFFRLVNVLNEYGQTVDVDNTEEFSDNNKLYKVVDRGNVGGQYGHYFVYGGPGGKSTQV, encoded by the exons ATGTCAG ACCAATCCGTTGTTTTCCATGTCGTTCTGCTACTACTCATTGTGTCCTCTCTTCTTGTGGGCCACAACGGAGTCAAAGAAGGCGCGAGTGTATCTGAAGAGGAAGACAAGGAATTGGAAAAGCAACTTGAGCTTCTAAACAAGCCTGCAGTCAAAACTATACAA ACTGATTATGGAGATATAATTGATTGTGTGGATTTCTACAAACAGCCCGCATTCGATCACCCTTTGCTAAAGAATCACACTTTCCATTATCAG ATGAAACCTATTTCAATAAATAGGGGAACAAGATATCATGCATCACCAAAGTTTACTAAACCCGCAAGTGTAAAGCTAAAAGGCGGAGGCTGCCCTGTTGGAACAGTCCCTATTAGAAGACTCACTAAAGAAGATCTCATCAGAGAAAGAGTTGCTTCAAGAATCACACCTTTAGAATATCACACCCCTGGTGCTCAC AATGCCGTAATTCGAACAAGAGCTGAttcaaaaaagaagttttttggAGCTGGAGCAATAATTAGTTTACACAATCCGCATGTTGATGGTAGGCAGTATAGTGCAGCAAAAGTGAAGATTCAAAATGGTCCTGATAGCATAGAAGCTGGGTGGAGG GTTGATCCTTCGTTGTATGGTGATACTCGCACTCGATTCTTTATACGTTTGGAT GCTGGACAATCTCATTGTTTCAATACTCGATGTCCTGGATTTGTTATAGTGAAATCAGATGAACCACTTGAATCAGTTTTTTACAATGTTAGTGTTCCTGGTGGACAACGATTCATCATGCAAACCTACATCGCCAGG GACAAAGCTAATGGAAATTGGTGGCTCTTAGATGGAGATAACTATTCTGAGATTGGATTTTGGCCGAAGAGAATATTTACCGGATTAGGAGACTTGGCTAATCATGTGGAATGGGGAGGCGAGGCATTTGGTCCACCGGGCTCAACTACACCACCAATGGGCGGGGGCTATTATCCGATAGGCACCACCAAATTTGATGCATTCTTCAGGCTAGTTAATGTGCTCAATGAATATGGTCAGACTGTGGATGTTGATAACACAGAAGAGTTCTCTGACAACAATAAATTGTATAAAGTGGTGGATAGAGGAAACGTAGGGGGTCAATATGGACATTATTTCGTTTATGGGGGTCCTGGTGGGAAGAGTACTCAAGTTTAA
- the LOC131317571 gene encoding uncharacterized protein LOC131317571 produces MDPDDMEKTAFITPRGLFCYLVMPFGLKNAGATFQRMVYLLFGILIGEIMEAYIDDMVVKSLKAENHLSHLAEVFAILKKHKLRLNADKCAFGVSSGKFLGYLVTRRGIEADPNQILAIQQLKPPSTPREIQKLTGMAAALNRFISRSSDKCHVFFQTLKKQSRRSFKWTEDCDAALAELKSYLSSAPLLVKPVAFETLHLYLAVSPHAVSSALVRREGLEDQPIYFSSRTLLPAQTRYLPLEKLLLALVTAARKLLPYFQEHPIIVLTEFPLKNLLRKADLSSRAQVLADFIAEFTPGSPDEETLVKPNYGMLEQQEARKVWNLFSGDVWKLHVDGASNSNGSGAGVVLLIVNQITGDYEARDPRMIKYQATALELIRGFKGFRIEQINRENNAHADALASLASASKASEYRHISLGEILEPSFEVSEEEAHRVRSKAAYYWISELGQLYRKSFTGPYLRVVHPTEVPIILTELHSGSCGCHSGGRSLCQRALSQGYFWKGMKKDCEEVVRRFFNSTPSYPQGNGQAEATNKTVCAGIKRRLDSKRGKWAEELPRVLWAYRSTPRRSTGQTPFAMAFGMEAVIPLESKFPTLRTETFDLESNNDAVATELILAEEKRDDAQLKLANYQQEVARGYNRRVRLKKFRTDDWVWRKEGLPLNTLVGRTLSHHLSSLLLFPYQSAVLVLAVFLMKSISYFWSISVLHI; encoded by the exons atggatcccgacgacatggagaagACGGCATTCATCACACCCAGGGGCCTCTTCTGCTACCTAGTTATGCCGTTCGGCCTTAAGAATGCTGGTGCCACATTCCAAAGAATGGTATACTTGTTGTTCGGAATCCTCATCGGCGAAATCATGGAAGCTTATAtcgacgatatggtggtgaaaagtctcaAGGCTGAGAATcacctctctcatcttgccGAAGTCTTTGCAATCTTGAAGAAGCACAAGCTACGGCTTAACGCCGACAAATGTGCCTTCGGAGTCAGCTCAGGGAAGTTCCTCGGCTACTTGGTTACTCGGCGCGGTATCGAGGCAGATCCGAACCAGATCCTAGCTATTCAGCAATTAAAACCACCGTCCactcctcgggaaattcagaagctcactgggatggcagcggctctcaacagGTTTATCAGCCGCTCGTCGGATAAGTGCCATGTCTTCTTTCAAACGCTTAAGAAGCAAAGCCGACGAAGTTTCAAGTGGACGGAAGATTGTGATGCAGCCCTTGCCGAGCTGAAGTCTTATCTCAGTTCGGCCCCTCTCCTTGTCAAGCCGGTAGCCTTCGAAACTCTTCATctctatctagctgtctctccacaCGCTGTTAGCTCGGCACTTGTCCGAAGGGAAGGCCTTGAGGACCAACCAATCTACTTTTCTAGCCGAACCTTGCTCCCGGCACAAACTAGATATCTGCCActggagaagcttcttctagcattggttaCAGCAGCTCGGAAATTGCTCCCTTATTTTCAAGAGCACCCCATCATTGTTCTCACGGAGTTTCCACTTAAGAACCTCTTGAGGAAGGCTGATCTATCTAGCAGA gcacaagtattggcagactttATTGCTGAATTCACCCCTGGAAGCCCGGACGAGGAAACACTGGTAAAGCCTAATTACGGGATGCTGGAACAACAAGAGGCTCGgaaagtttggaacttatttagCGGAGACGTTTGGAAGTTGCACGTGGACGGGGCATCCAACAGCAACGGCTCGGGCGCAGGGGTCGTTCTT CTGATCGTCAATCAAATAACAGGtgattatgaagctcgggacccaagaATGATTAAGTATCAGGCTACCGCTCTAGAGCTAATCCGAGGGTTCAAAGGATTCCgaatcgaacagatcaacagagagaacaacgctCATGCCGATGCTCTTGCTAGTCTTGcctcggcaagcaaagcatctgaaTACCGACATATCAGCCTCGGCGAGATCCTTGAGCCGAGCTTTGAAGTATCGGAAGAA gaggcccaccgtgTACGCAGCAAAGCAGCCTACTACTGGATCTCTGAGCTCGGCCAACTATACAGGAAAAGCTTCACTGGGCCATACCTTCGGGTAGTTCACCCAACCGAGGTCCCGATTATTTTAACCGAGCTCCACTCTGGCAGCTGCGGTTGTCACTCTGGCGGCCGTTCCCTATGTCAAAGAGCTCTAAGTCAAggatacttttggaaaggaatgaagaaggattgtgaagaagtggtCAGAAG attcttcaattcaaccccatcctacccccagggcaacggccaGGCCGAAGCCACTAACAAGACTGTTTGCGCTGGCATCAAACGTCGGCTGGACTCtaaacgaggaaaatgggccgaagaaCTTCCTAGGGTCCTCTGGGCCTACCGCTCCACCCCCAGACGCTCTACcggccaaactccctttgcaatggctttcggcatggaggctgtcATACCACTGGAATCGAAGTTCCCGACCCTGCGCACCGAAACCTTTGATCTAGAATCTAACAATGATGCAGTGGCAACCGAGCTAATCTTAGCCGAAGAAAAACGAGACGATGCTCAGCTCAAGTTAGCCAACTATCAGCAAGAAGTCGCTCGGGGCTACAATCGAAGAGTAAGGCTTAAGAAGTTCAGAACCGATGACTGGGTCTGGAggaag GAAGGCCTACCTCTGAACACTCTCGTCGGTCGCACTCTATCACACCACCTATCAAGTCTATTACTTTTCCCTTACCAAAGTGCTGTACTTGTCTTGGCAGTCTTTTTAATGAAAAGTATCTCCTACTTCTGGAGTATCAGTGTTCTTCATATTTGA